Proteins found in one Canis aureus isolate CA01 chromosome 19, VMU_Caureus_v.1.0, whole genome shotgun sequence genomic segment:
- the SLC1A6 gene encoding excitatory amino acid transporter 4: MMSSHGNSLFLRESGQRLGRVGWLQRLQESLQQRALRTRLRLQTMTREHVLRFLRRNAFILLTVSAVVIGVSLAFALRPYQLTYRQIKYFSFPGELLMRMLQMLVLPLIVSSLVTGMASLDNKATGRMGMRAAVYYMVTTVIAVFIGILMVTIIHPGKGSKEGLHREGRIETIPTADAFMDLVRNMFPPNLVEACFKQFKTQYSTRLVTRTIVRTENGSELGTSMPPPSSMDNGTSLLENVTWALGTLQEVLSFEETVPVPGSANGINALGLVVFSVAFGLVIGGMKHKGRVLRDFFDSLNEAIMRMVGIIIWYAPVGILFLIAGKILEMEDMAVLGGQLGMYTLTVIVGLFLHAGGVLPLIYFLITHRNPFPFIGGVLQALITAMGTSSSSATLPITFRCLEEGLGVDRRITRFVLPVGATVNMDGTALYEALAAIFIAQVNNYELNLGQITTISITATAASVGAAGIPQAGLVTMVIVLTSVGLPTEDITLIIAVDWFLDRLRTMTNVLGDSIGAAVIEHLSQRELELQEAELTLPSLGKPYKSLMAQEKGASRGRGGNESAM; encoded by the exons ATGATGAGCAGCCACGGGAACAGCCTGTTCTTGCGGGAGAGTGGCCAGCGGCTGGGCCGGGTGGGCTGGCTGCAGCGGCTGCAGGAGAGTCTGCAGCAGAGAGCGCTGCGCACGCGCCTGCGCCTGCAGACCATGACTCGGGAGCACGTGCTGCGCTTCCTGCGCCGGAACGCCTTCATCCTGCTGACCGTCAGTGCTGTGGTCATTG GGGTCAGTCTGGCCTTTGCCCTGCGACCGTACCAGCTTACCTACCGCCAGATCAAGTACTTCTCTTTTCCTGGAGAACTTCTCATGAGGATGCTGCAGATGCTGGTGTTGCCACTCATTGTCTCCAGCCTGGTCACAG GTATGGCATCCCTGGATAACAAGGCAACAGGGCGGATGGGGATGCGGGCAGCTGTGTACTACATGGTGACCACGGTCATTGCTGTCTTCATTGGCATCCTCATGGTCACCATCATCCATCCTGGGAAGGGCTCCAAGGAGGGGCTGCACCGCGAGGGCCGTATTGAGACCATACCCACAGCCGATGCCTTCATGGACCTGGTCAG AAATATGTTTCCGCCCAACCTGGTGGAGGCCTGCTTCAAACAG TTCAAGACGCAGTATAGCACGAGGTTGGTAACCAGGACCATAGTGAGAACAGAGAACGGATCCGAGCTGGGCACTTCCATGCCTCCTCCATCTTCAATGGACAATGGAACCAGCCTCCTGGAAAATGTCACCTGGGCCTTGGGCACCCTGCAGGAGGTGCTGAGCTTCGAGGAGACTGTGCCTGTGCCTGGCTCAGCCAATGGCATCAATGCCCTGGGCCTTGTTGTCTTCTCTGTGGCCTTTGGGCTGGTCATTGGTGGCATGAAACACAAGGGCCGAGTCCTGCGGGATTTCTTTGACAGCCTCAATGAGGCTATTATGAGGATGGTGGGCATCATTATCTG GTATGCACCTGTGGGCATCCTGTTCCTGATCGCTGGGAAGATCCTAGAGATGGAGGATATGGCTGTCCTGGGGGGTCAGCTGGGCATGTACACCCTGACTGTCATTGTGGGCTTGTTCCTCCATGCCGGTGGTGTCCTGCCCCTCATCTACTTCCTCATCACCCACCGGAATCCTTTCCCCTTCATCGGGGGTGTACTGCAGGCCCTCATCACTGCCATGGGCACGTCTTCCAG CTCTGCAACACTGCCCATCACCTTCCGCTGCCTGGAGGAGGGCCTGGGTGTGGACCGACGCATCACCAGGTTCGTGCTGCCTGTGGGGGCCACTGTCAATATGGACGGGACTGCCTTGTATGAGGCCCTGGCCGCCATCTTCATTGCCCAAGTCAACAACTATGAACTCAACCTGGGCCAGATCACGACCATCAG TATCACAGCGACAGCAGCCAGCGTTGGGGCTGCTGGCATCCCCCAGGCAGGTCTGGTCACCATGGTCATTGTGCTCACATCGGTCGGCCTGCCCACTGAAGACATCACACTGATCATAGCTGTGGACTGGTTCCT TGACCGACTTCGTACAATGACCAATGTCCTGGGGGACTCTATTGGAGCAGCCGTCATTGAGCATTTGTCTCAGCGAGAGCTGGAGCTGCAGGAGGCCGAGCTCACCCTCCCCAGCCTGGGGAAACCCTACAAGTCACTCATGGCACAAGAGAAGGGGGCGTCCAGGGGACGAGGAGGCAATGAGAGTGCCATGTGA
- the OR7C2 gene encoding olfactory receptor 7C2, with amino-acid sequence MERGNQTGVGNFLLLGFTEELDLQPFFFGLFLSMYLVTFTGNLLIILAICLDSHLHTPMYFFLANLSSADICFTSTTVPKMLLNIQTQSKTITYEGCLSQIFFFIVFGCLDNLLLTVMAYDRFVAICHPLHYTVIMNPQLCELLVLGSWCISVTGSLLETLTLLRLSFCTNMEIPHFFCDLPEVLKLACSDILINNIVVYFVTIVLGVFPLSGTLFSYSEIFSSILRISSARGKYKAFSTCGSHLLVVSLFYGTGLGVYLSSAVTSFSKMSLMASVMYTIVTPMLNPFIYSLKNRDMKGALGRLLSRVVPVSIRTLMSSWGHNNEDEKS; translated from the coding sequence ATGGAAAGAGGAAACCAAACAGGAGTTGGAAACTTTCTCCTCCTGGGATTCACAGAGGAACTGGACCTACAGCCTTTCTTCTTTGGGTTGTTCCTGTCCATGTATCTGGTCACATTCACTGGGAATCTGCTCATCATCCTGGCCATCTGCTTAGACTCCCATCTCCACACACCCATGTATTTCTTCCTTGCCAACCTGTCCTCTGCTGATATCTGTTTCACCTCTACCACCGTCCCTAAGATGCTGCTGAACATCCAGACTCAGAGCAAAACCATAACATATGAAGGATGCCtcagccagattttttttttcattgtatttggaTGCCTGGACAATTTACTCCTGACCGTAATGGCCTATGACCGCTTTGTGGCTATCTGTCACCCCCTGCATTACACAGTCATCATGAACCCCCAGCTCTGTGAACTGCTCGTCTTGGGGTCCTGGTGCATCAGTGTAACAGGCTCCCTTCTTGAGACCTTGACCCTTTTGAGGCTGTCCTTCTGCACAAACATGGAAATCCCACACTTTTTTTGTGATCTTCCTGAAGTCCTGAAGCTCGCCTGTTCTGACATCCTCATCAATAACATAGTGGTGTATTTTGTGACTATTGTCCTAGgtgtttttcctctctctggaaCCCTCTTTTCTTATTCTGAGATTTTTTCCTCCATCCTGAGAATTTCATCAGCCAGGGGCAAATATAAAGCCTTTTCCACGTGTGGGTCTCACCTCTTGGTGGTCTCCCTGTTCTATGGCACAGGCCTTGGGGTCTACCTCAGTTCTGCAGTGACTTCATTCTCTAAGATGAGTTTGATGGCCTCGGTGATGTACACCATTGTCACCCCTATGCTGAACCCCTTCATCTACAGCTTGAAGAACAGGGACATGAAGGGGGCCCTGGGCAGGCTCCTCAGCAGGGTAGTACCTGTCAGCATCAGGACTCTCATGAGTAGCTGGGGACACAATAATGAAGATGAGAAATCTTAG